One Vigna unguiculata cultivar IT97K-499-35 chromosome 7, ASM411807v1, whole genome shotgun sequence genomic region harbors:
- the LOC114189938 gene encoding zinc finger protein CONSTANS-LIKE 13 isoform X1, translating to MSVSPNQKQRTCDYCGDFTALLYCRADSAKLCFFCDRKVHFQNQLFSKHSRTQLCDGCGDSPASVLCYSENSVFCHHCDFQTHNHHLLSHQHQRKPLQAFSGCPSVTQMLMILGLTQKSLLSTEGASSHHDLHVWNAPSVFGLQDFIASSSYKNGKGACGRQKEEILSQLRELIKLEPDLIHGEVDAEPRQLFENLSTGFERDIETNMFPSYEVQAGVFCWHGESSDRANQIVPCDTSVSDYGEVVSAKDPSFISIPASHTYCNNQEEASNYFKPENLSPTTPKATPCELTSHERDSALLRYREKKKTRRYEKHIRYESRKVRAESRMRIKGRFVKDETQKQ from the exons ATGAGTGTTTCTCCCAATCAAAAACAGAGAACATGCGACTATTGTGGGGACTTCACTGCTCTTCTATATTGCAGAGCCGATTCTGCAAAGTTATGCTTTTTCTGTGACCGCAAAGTTCACTTCCAAAACCAGCTTTTCTCCAAGCACTCGCGCACACAGCTCTGTGATGGGTGTGGCGATTCCCCTGCATCGGTGCTCTGTTATTCTGAGAACTCTGTTTTCTGCCACCACTGTGACTTCCAAACACATAACCACCACTTGCTGTCTCACCAACACCAACGGAAACCCCTTCAGGCTTTCTCTGGCTGCCCTTCTGTCACTCAGATGTTAATGATTTTGGGTCTCACTCAAAAATCTCTGCTTTCAACTGAGGGAGCAAGTTCCCATCACGATTTGCACGTGTGGAATGCTCCTTCTGTGTTTGGTCTTCAAGATTTCATCGCTTCCTCTTCTTACAAG AATGGTAAGGGTGCGTGCGGGAGACAGAAAGAAGAGATTCTGAGTCAGCTTCGTGAACTAATAAAGTTGGAGCCTGACTTGATTCATGGAGAAGTAGATGCTGAACCACGACAGCTATTTGAAAATTTGTCTACTGGTTTTGAACGTGACATAGAGACCAATATGTTTCCTTCATACGAG GTGCAGGCAGGTGTGTTTTGTTGGCATGGAGAAAGCAGTGACCGTGCAAATCAAATTGTTCCTTGTGATACGTCAGTGAGTGATTATGGCGAGGTGGTTTCAGCTAAAGATCCAAGCTTTATTAGCATCCCTGCAAGTCACACCTATTGTAACAACCAAGAAGAAGcatcaaattattttaagcCTGAAAACTTGTCTCCTACTACTCCTAAAGCTACTCCTTGTGAGTTAACGAGTCATGAAAGAGATTCAGCATTATTGCGTtacagagagaagaagaaaacaagaag GTATGAGAAGCACATCAGATACGAATCACGAAAAGTTCGGGCAGAAAGCAGAATGAGAATTAAGGGTCGGTTTGTGAAAGATGAAACACaaaaacaatag
- the LOC114189938 gene encoding zinc finger protein CONSTANS-LIKE 13 isoform X2, protein MSVSPNQKQRTCDYCGDFTALLYCRADSAKLCFFCDRKVHFQNQLFSKHSRTQLCDGCGDSPASVLCYSENSVFCHHCDFQTHNHHLLSHQHQRKPLQAFSGCPSVTQMLMILGLTQKSLLSTEGASSHHDLHVWNAPSVFGLQDFIASSSYKNGKGACGRQKEEILSQLRELIKLEPDLIHGEVDAEPRQLFENLSTGFERDIETNMFPSYEAGVFCWHGESSDRANQIVPCDTSVSDYGEVVSAKDPSFISIPASHTYCNNQEEASNYFKPENLSPTTPKATPCELTSHERDSALLRYREKKKTRRYEKHIRYESRKVRAESRMRIKGRFVKDETQKQ, encoded by the exons ATGAGTGTTTCTCCCAATCAAAAACAGAGAACATGCGACTATTGTGGGGACTTCACTGCTCTTCTATATTGCAGAGCCGATTCTGCAAAGTTATGCTTTTTCTGTGACCGCAAAGTTCACTTCCAAAACCAGCTTTTCTCCAAGCACTCGCGCACACAGCTCTGTGATGGGTGTGGCGATTCCCCTGCATCGGTGCTCTGTTATTCTGAGAACTCTGTTTTCTGCCACCACTGTGACTTCCAAACACATAACCACCACTTGCTGTCTCACCAACACCAACGGAAACCCCTTCAGGCTTTCTCTGGCTGCCCTTCTGTCACTCAGATGTTAATGATTTTGGGTCTCACTCAAAAATCTCTGCTTTCAACTGAGGGAGCAAGTTCCCATCACGATTTGCACGTGTGGAATGCTCCTTCTGTGTTTGGTCTTCAAGATTTCATCGCTTCCTCTTCTTACAAG AATGGTAAGGGTGCGTGCGGGAGACAGAAAGAAGAGATTCTGAGTCAGCTTCGTGAACTAATAAAGTTGGAGCCTGACTTGATTCATGGAGAAGTAGATGCTGAACCACGACAGCTATTTGAAAATTTGTCTACTGGTTTTGAACGTGACATAGAGACCAATATGTTTCCTTCATACGAG GCAGGTGTGTTTTGTTGGCATGGAGAAAGCAGTGACCGTGCAAATCAAATTGTTCCTTGTGATACGTCAGTGAGTGATTATGGCGAGGTGGTTTCAGCTAAAGATCCAAGCTTTATTAGCATCCCTGCAAGTCACACCTATTGTAACAACCAAGAAGAAGcatcaaattattttaagcCTGAAAACTTGTCTCCTACTACTCCTAAAGCTACTCCTTGTGAGTTAACGAGTCATGAAAGAGATTCAGCATTATTGCGTtacagagagaagaagaaaacaagaag GTATGAGAAGCACATCAGATACGAATCACGAAAAGTTCGGGCAGAAAGCAGAATGAGAATTAAGGGTCGGTTTGTGAAAGATGAAACACaaaaacaatag
- the LOC114189938 gene encoding zinc finger protein CONSTANS-LIKE 13 isoform X3, translating into MLLLCLVFKISSLPLLTRILLLNQNGKGACGRQKEEILSQLRELIKLEPDLIHGEVDAEPRQLFENLSTGFERDIETNMFPSYEVQAGVFCWHGESSDRANQIVPCDTSVSDYGEVVSAKDPSFISIPASHTYCNNQEEASNYFKPENLSPTTPKATPCELTSHERDSALLRYREKKKTRRYEKHIRYESRKVRAESRMRIKGRFVKDETQKQ; encoded by the exons ATGCTCCTTCTGTGTTTGGTCTTCAAGATTTCATCGCTTCCTCTTCTTACAAG GATATTGTTATTGAATCAGAATGGTAAGGGTGCGTGCGGGAGACAGAAAGAAGAGATTCTGAGTCAGCTTCGTGAACTAATAAAGTTGGAGCCTGACTTGATTCATGGAGAAGTAGATGCTGAACCACGACAGCTATTTGAAAATTTGTCTACTGGTTTTGAACGTGACATAGAGACCAATATGTTTCCTTCATACGAG GTGCAGGCAGGTGTGTTTTGTTGGCATGGAGAAAGCAGTGACCGTGCAAATCAAATTGTTCCTTGTGATACGTCAGTGAGTGATTATGGCGAGGTGGTTTCAGCTAAAGATCCAAGCTTTATTAGCATCCCTGCAAGTCACACCTATTGTAACAACCAAGAAGAAGcatcaaattattttaagcCTGAAAACTTGTCTCCTACTACTCCTAAAGCTACTCCTTGTGAGTTAACGAGTCATGAAAGAGATTCAGCATTATTGCGTtacagagagaagaagaaaacaagaag GTATGAGAAGCACATCAGATACGAATCACGAAAAGTTCGGGCAGAAAGCAGAATGAGAATTAAGGGTCGGTTTGTGAAAGATGAAACACaaaaacaatag